From the genome of Brevibacterium sp. JSBI002, one region includes:
- the ychF gene encoding redox-regulated ATPase YchF, with amino-acid sequence MALTIGIVGLPNVGKSTMFNALTKNQVLAANYPFATIEPNVGVVPLPDERLTRLAEIFGSERILNATVDFVDIAGIVRGASEGEGLGNQFLANIREADAICQVIRGFVDDDVVHVDGKISPADDIDTINTELILADLQTLEKARPRIEKEVKGKRAPAEQLTAIDAATEILEGGRTLYQAMQADKFDVSALRELQLMTVKPFLYVFNVDDEVLADVDKKNEMRALVAPVEAIFLDAKFESELAELDEEEAREMLESTGQEESGLDQLARVGFDTLGLQTYLTAGPKESRAWTIPKGATAPEAAGVIHTDFQKGFIKAEIVSFDDLDANGSMAAAKSAGKVRMEGKDYIMVDGDVVEFRFNV; translated from the coding sequence GTGGCTTTGACTATTGGAATCGTGGGACTGCCCAATGTCGGCAAGTCGACCATGTTTAACGCACTGACCAAGAACCAAGTTCTCGCAGCGAACTACCCGTTCGCGACGATCGAACCGAACGTGGGCGTGGTCCCGCTGCCGGACGAGCGACTCACGCGACTGGCTGAGATCTTCGGCTCCGAACGCATCCTCAATGCCACCGTCGACTTCGTCGATATCGCTGGAATCGTGCGCGGTGCCTCTGAAGGGGAAGGCCTGGGCAACCAGTTCCTCGCCAACATCCGTGAAGCCGATGCGATCTGTCAGGTCATCCGCGGATTCGTCGACGACGATGTTGTCCACGTCGACGGCAAGATCAGCCCCGCCGATGACATCGATACGATCAACACCGAGCTCATCCTCGCCGACCTCCAGACATTGGAGAAGGCTCGGCCCAGGATCGAGAAGGAAGTCAAGGGCAAGCGCGCTCCTGCTGAGCAGCTGACTGCGATCGATGCCGCCACCGAGATCCTCGAAGGCGGGCGGACGCTCTACCAGGCGATGCAGGCCGACAAGTTCGATGTCAGCGCCCTGCGTGAGCTGCAGCTGATGACGGTCAAGCCCTTCCTCTACGTGTTCAATGTCGACGACGAAGTGCTCGCCGATGTGGACAAGAAGAATGAGATGCGGGCACTGGTGGCTCCCGTCGAGGCGATCTTCCTCGACGCGAAGTTCGAGTCCGAACTCGCCGAACTCGACGAGGAGGAAGCCCGGGAGATGCTCGAGTCGACCGGCCAGGAAGAGAGTGGACTCGATCAGCTCGCCCGAGTCGGCTTCGACACCCTGGGTCTGCAGACCTATCTGACGGCCGGGCCCAAGGAATCCCGTGCGTGGACGATTCCGAAGGGCGCCACCGCCCCCGAAGCGGCCGGAGTCATCCATACAGACTTCCAGAAGGGCTTCATCAAGGCCGAAATCGTGTCCTTCGATGATCTCGATGCGAACGGTTCGATGGCTGCCGCGAAGTCCGCCGGCAAGGTCCGGATGGAAGGCAAGGACTACATCATGGTCGATGGGGACGTGGTCGAGTTCCGATTTAACGTCTAA
- a CDS encoding AAA family ATPase translates to MKIVGGTCFGDSPLSITGLKTASFFYGPNGSGKTTISRAFAGYGSLQLEPEWFAGAEMTIRVYNRDLVDQILRESNRIPGVFVLGESSVDAQNRLDEIEMPGGDRALAIDRYERAQTSHKDVEERQADAQGTFKTAAWKKYRALVDEHTTLLPAFTGQRGVDKNKDMLVTRLLERGSPAESLPELEDLLAEAEAVFDTGATFRTRLTEVGEFRWSEHDGSALLEQKIVGSSEASLSELVEKLGSEDWVQAGRQHLRNSEGLCPFCQQKAPEGLAKQLETMFDHRYTEQLEELKRLAAAYSSWVRSVGEVIEDWSAESISYLDEAAYQKALGSLNAINGVNERLLEQKLGAPSESVAMSASKAPIDALNAVISEANTKIDAHNRLVESQKEEKPKLAAKCWTYLADVLLREELQVYKQKSAGLQRGFDSTQKKKEEASAAIGKLDDEVRHLQRSVESSQPVIDEINRLLKRSGFTSFHIVNSAELNDGYMLARNGVPLDEHSLSEGERTFIAFLYYYFLLNGREKTAASGKILAVIDDPISSLDSDVLFIVSTLVRDLINRALSKTDHVAQVIVLTHNVYFHKEVTQVRHKEEGSGRSYQVIRKHLTEANVIESHAENPVSTEYERLWSEVRRASQGAPMSIIGLENVLRRILENYFRIAGGIWEDEIVQVLDPAERPVLRSLFNWVNEGSHGVFENLHYSPSQITQDVYLEVFSHVFEKANHYGHYEMMMGVKEPQGAD, encoded by the coding sequence GTGAAGATTGTCGGCGGCACCTGTTTCGGGGACAGTCCGCTTTCGATCACCGGCTTGAAAACCGCAAGTTTCTTCTACGGCCCCAACGGATCTGGGAAGACGACGATCAGCCGAGCCTTCGCTGGTTACGGCTCTCTGCAGCTCGAACCGGAGTGGTTCGCCGGTGCCGAAATGACGATCCGGGTCTACAACAGAGACCTCGTGGACCAGATATTACGAGAATCCAACAGGATTCCGGGTGTCTTCGTCCTTGGTGAAAGCAGCGTCGATGCCCAGAATCGCCTAGACGAGATCGAAATGCCTGGAGGCGATCGTGCGCTGGCTATCGACAGGTACGAGCGCGCTCAGACCAGCCACAAGGACGTGGAAGAACGCCAAGCAGATGCCCAGGGGACGTTCAAAACTGCCGCGTGGAAGAAGTATCGTGCTCTTGTCGACGAACACACGACCTTGTTGCCTGCCTTTACCGGCCAAAGAGGCGTAGACAAGAATAAGGACATGCTTGTGACGCGCCTTCTCGAGCGAGGTTCGCCGGCCGAGTCCCTGCCCGAGCTAGAGGATCTTCTCGCTGAAGCCGAGGCAGTATTTGACACGGGAGCGACATTCCGTACCCGGCTCACTGAGGTCGGCGAGTTCCGGTGGAGTGAACACGACGGTTCAGCTCTTCTGGAGCAAAAGATCGTTGGCAGTTCTGAGGCCTCGCTTAGCGAGCTTGTAGAGAAGCTGGGAAGCGAGGACTGGGTTCAGGCCGGACGCCAGCACCTCCGCAACTCAGAGGGGCTCTGCCCATTCTGCCAACAGAAGGCACCCGAAGGCCTCGCAAAGCAACTTGAGACCATGTTTGACCATCGGTACACAGAGCAGCTCGAAGAGCTGAAGCGCTTGGCTGCAGCCTATTCATCCTGGGTCCGGTCCGTTGGAGAGGTCATCGAGGACTGGAGCGCGGAGTCGATCAGCTACCTCGACGAGGCTGCCTACCAAAAGGCACTCGGTTCGTTGAACGCTATCAATGGTGTCAATGAAAGGCTGCTCGAACAGAAGCTGGGAGCGCCGTCTGAGTCAGTAGCGATGTCCGCGTCGAAAGCTCCGATTGACGCTCTGAACGCCGTAATCAGCGAGGCCAATACCAAGATCGACGCGCACAATCGTTTGGTCGAGTCGCAAAAAGAGGAGAAGCCTAAGCTGGCCGCAAAGTGCTGGACCTACTTAGCCGACGTGCTCCTCCGCGAAGAGCTCCAGGTGTACAAGCAGAAGTCCGCCGGTCTGCAGAGAGGTTTCGATAGCACGCAAAAGAAGAAGGAAGAGGCGTCGGCGGCAATTGGCAAACTCGATGATGAAGTACGCCATCTACAACGTTCCGTCGAATCATCGCAACCAGTGATTGATGAGATCAACCGACTTCTCAAGCGATCTGGATTCACATCGTTCCACATCGTCAACTCCGCTGAGCTCAATGATGGCTACATGCTGGCGCGCAACGGTGTGCCACTCGACGAACATTCCCTTAGTGAGGGAGAGCGAACGTTCATCGCCTTCCTGTATTACTATTTCCTACTCAACGGGCGAGAGAAAACTGCTGCATCAGGGAAGATCCTGGCGGTGATCGACGACCCGATTTCCAGCCTGGATAGTGACGTCCTCTTCATTGTAAGTACGCTCGTTCGCGATCTAATCAACCGAGCGCTATCCAAGACCGACCACGTGGCACAGGTAATCGTTCTTACGCACAACGTGTACTTCCACAAGGAAGTAACTCAGGTCCGGCATAAGGAAGAGGGGTCAGGTCGCAGCTACCAAGTGATCAGGAAGCACCTGACCGAGGCTAATGTTATCGAGTCGCATGCCGAGAACCCTGTTAGTACCGAGTACGAACGCCTCTGGTCCGAAGTTCGACGGGCTTCGCAGGGCGCACCGATGAGCATTATCGGCCTGGAGAATGTCCTTCGCAGAATCCTGGAGAACTACTTCCGAATCGCGGGTGGCATTTGGGAGGACGAGATCGTCCAGGTCTTGGATCCGGCAGAGAGGCCGGTTCTGCGATCACTGTTCAATTGGGTCAATGAGGGGTCGCACGGGGTGTTCGAGAACCTGCATTATTCCCCGAGCCAAATTACCCAAGACGTGTACTTGGAGGTATTCAGCCACGTGTTTGAGAAGGCCAATCATTATGGTCACTACGAGATGATGATGGGGGTCAAGGAGCCTCAAGGAGCGGACTGA
- a CDS encoding type II toxin-antitoxin system RelE/ParE family toxin, giving the protein MIRSFGSKDTERIWHEQYVKRVDRTVQRAAMRKLELIHAAKDVEDLRVPPGNRLERLVGDRRGQHSIPVNAQWRICFVWREGGADDVELVDSH; this is encoded by the coding sequence GTGATCAGATCGTTCGGCAGCAAGGACACCGAGCGCATCTGGCATGAGCAGTACGTCAAGCGGGTCGACCGGACGGTGCAGCGGGCGGCCATGCGGAAGCTCGAGCTGATCCATGCGGCGAAGGATGTCGAGGATCTCCGGGTCCCGCCGGGCAACCGCCTGGAGCGTCTGGTCGGCGACCGACGCGGGCAGCACAGCATCCCCGTCAACGCGCAATGGCGTATCTGCTTTGTCTGGAGAGAGGGAGGTGCGGACGATGTCGAACTCGTCGACTCCCACTGA
- a CDS encoding HigA family addiction module antitoxin, with the protein MSNSSTPTEADLIEPIHPGEILMEDFIEGFGITQNKLAVSIGVPPRRINEIVHGKRGITADTAIRLARYFGTSEELWMNLQSNYELRLERRVLHDKVAAITPLEVA; encoded by the coding sequence ATGTCGAACTCGTCGACTCCCACTGAGGCCGACCTGATCGAGCCGATCCACCCGGGAGAGATCCTGATGGAGGACTTCATCGAGGGCTTCGGGATCACTCAGAACAAGCTCGCGGTGTCCATCGGCGTGCCGCCGCGCCGGATCAACGAGATCGTGCACGGCAAGCGGGGGATCACCGCTGATACGGCGATCCGTCTGGCGCGCTACTTCGGAACGTCCGAGGAGCTCTGGATGAATCTGCAGTCGAACTACGAGCTTCGGCTTGAGCGCCGTGTCCTGCACGACAAGGTTGCCGCGATCACGCCGTTGGAGGTTGCGTGA
- a CDS encoding NUDIX hydrolase yields the protein MTVLVEEFRDSAQRDGVEKFVVGAVIHSDGSVLVVTRSELVDFLPGIDELPSGGVEVGESLTAALDRELLEEVGFESEVIDGDFLEHFDYRSASGRLTRQLTVSVPLADRIVKLSDEHVAARWITARDVIGASCTPETQGVIETWFLR from the coding sequence GTGACTGTCCTCGTGGAAGAGTTCCGCGATTCTGCACAACGTGACGGCGTGGAGAAGTTCGTGGTCGGCGCGGTGATACATTCAGATGGGTCTGTGCTGGTCGTCACTCGCAGCGAACTGGTCGACTTCCTGCCTGGGATCGATGAACTGCCCTCTGGTGGCGTTGAGGTCGGGGAGTCACTCACAGCGGCGCTTGATCGTGAACTGCTCGAAGAAGTCGGATTCGAGTCTGAGGTGATCGATGGCGACTTCCTTGAACACTTCGACTATAGATCCGCTTCGGGGAGACTGACGCGACAGCTCACAGTGTCAGTGCCGTTGGCCGATCGTATTGTGAAGCTCTCGGACGAGCACGTCGCGGCTCGATGGATCACTGCAAGGGATGTCATTGGTGCGTCATGTACGCCAGAGACTCAGGGCGTGATCGAGACATGGTTCCTCCGCTGA
- a CDS encoding HigA family addiction module antitoxin: MTATDKIEPIHPGEVLVGDFIEGFGITQIKLAVSIGVPPRRINEIVHGKRGITADTALRLAKYFGTSAEFWINLQSHYELERAEDQAGEQIASIVPLQVA, encoded by the coding sequence TTGACTGCCACTGACAAGATCGAGCCGATCCACCCTGGGGAGGTCCTCGTGGGGGACTTCATAGAAGGGTTCGGGATCACTCAGATCAAGCTCGCCGTGTCCATCGGTGTCCCGCCTCGGCGGATCAACGAGATCGTGCACGGCAAGCGTGGGATCACTGCGGACACCGCGCTGCGGCTGGCGAAGTACTTCGGCACGTCGGCGGAGTTCTGGATCAACCTGCAGAGTCATTACGAGCTCGAGCGCGCGGAGGACCAAGCAGGTGAGCAGATCGCTTCGATCGTTCCGCTGCAGGTGGCGTGA
- a CDS encoding aminoglycoside phosphotransferase family protein — MNGEHSDLLGRATEEPLADGHGDFTPWNLLLGERWVFIDWDGVAAGTRLWDLAYSAQAFTLNDTSVDPNVAGQSLRAFVDGYRAEAELHSVIPEVLAQRTWAMYEMLIATERNLGGPRF; from the coding sequence GTGAACGGCGAGCACTCCGATCTGCTGGGCAGGGCGACGGAAGAACCGCTGGCGGATGGTCATGGAGATTTCACGCCCTGGAACCTTCTGCTGGGTGAGCGCTGGGTATTTATCGACTGGGATGGTGTGGCTGCGGGTACCCGGTTGTGGGACCTGGCGTACTCCGCGCAGGCCTTCACGCTCAACGACACGTCTGTTGATCCCAACGTGGCAGGGCAGTCACTCCGCGCCTTTGTTGACGGGTACCGCGCGGAGGCGGAGCTGCACAGCGTTATTCCTGAAGTGTTGGCGCAACGAACCTGGGCGATGTACGAGATGCTCATCGCGACGGAGCGGAACCTTGGGGGACCACGTTTCTGA
- a CDS encoding HEPN domain-containing protein, producing MPEIVNQMLVNRRLERVERNREHALTVVVTAERHIRTAELLADTDDHAMAFTPAYDGARKALVAVLAAEGFRVRPVGGAHRNTGIAAAGFVNDSALGEFEWMRQVRNATGYPDDDRPAATNQDVAEAITAAVRIVDVCAEYVRRDG from the coding sequence TTGCCTGAGATCGTCAATCAGATGCTCGTGAACCGAAGACTGGAGCGTGTGGAGCGGAATCGCGAGCATGCGCTGACTGTGGTCGTGACCGCAGAACGCCATATCCGTACGGCAGAGCTGCTTGCTGATACCGACGATCACGCGATGGCGTTCACACCGGCGTACGATGGTGCGCGCAAAGCGCTCGTCGCGGTTCTTGCCGCCGAAGGGTTCCGTGTCCGACCCGTGGGCGGAGCTCATCGCAACACCGGGATCGCGGCAGCGGGCTTCGTCAACGACAGTGCCTTGGGCGAGTTTGAGTGGATGCGTCAAGTGCGCAACGCGACTGGGTATCCCGACGACGATCGACCGGCAGCGACGAACCAAGACGTGGCTGAAGCGATCACCGCGGCCGTTCGGATCGTCGATGTCTGTGCCGAGTACGTGCGTCGCGACGGGTAG
- a CDS encoding methionine synthase — MTQPLLPTSIVGSLPKPSWLAQPETLWSPWNLQGDALVEGMHDALRISIHEQTNRGIDIVSDGEQTRQHFVTTFIEHLSGVDFEKRKTVRIRDRYDASVPTVVSAVSREKPVFADDAKFLRQQTDQPIKWALPGPMTMTDTLYDDHYKSREKLAWEFATVLNQEAKDLEAAGVDIIQFDEPAFNVFFEEMKDWGVAALERAAEGLRAETAVHICYGYGIKANNDWKTTLGSEWRQYEESFPLLQRSSLDIVSLECHNSHVPMDLIELIRGKKVMLGAIDVANETIEAPEEVAATLRKALKFVDADKLIPSTNCGMAPFARDVALAKMSALSAGTAIVREELSRG; from the coding sequence ATGACCCAGCCGCTGTTGCCCACCTCAATCGTCGGCAGTCTGCCGAAGCCGTCCTGGCTCGCGCAGCCCGAAACCCTCTGGTCCCCCTGGAACCTCCAAGGCGATGCCTTGGTCGAGGGCATGCACGATGCCCTGCGCATCTCGATTCATGAGCAGACCAACCGCGGCATCGACATCGTAAGCGACGGAGAGCAGACCCGCCAACATTTCGTGACGACGTTCATCGAGCATCTCAGCGGAGTCGATTTCGAGAAGCGCAAGACGGTTCGGATCCGCGATCGCTACGACGCAAGCGTGCCCACAGTCGTCAGCGCCGTGAGCCGTGAGAAACCGGTCTTCGCCGACGATGCGAAGTTCCTCCGCCAGCAGACCGATCAGCCGATCAAGTGGGCGCTGCCGGGGCCGATGACGATGACTGACACACTCTATGACGACCACTACAAGAGCCGCGAGAAGCTGGCCTGGGAATTCGCCACGGTCCTCAATCAGGAGGCAAAGGATCTGGAGGCGGCGGGAGTGGACATCATCCAGTTCGACGAGCCGGCATTCAATGTCTTCTTCGAGGAGATGAAGGACTGGGGAGTCGCCGCGCTCGAACGAGCAGCGGAAGGTCTGCGGGCCGAAACCGCAGTGCATATCTGCTACGGCTATGGGATCAAGGCGAACAACGACTGGAAAACGACCCTCGGGTCCGAGTGGCGCCAATACGAGGAATCCTTCCCCCTCCTGCAGCGCTCGAGCCTCGACATCGTCTCGCTCGAATGCCACAACTCCCATGTCCCGATGGACCTCATCGAACTGATCCGCGGCAAGAAGGTCATGCTCGGTGCCATCGACGTGGCAAACGAGACCATTGAGGCACCGGAGGAGGTCGCCGCGACTCTGCGCAAGGCTCTGAAGTTCGTCGACGCCGACAAGCTCATTCCAAGCACGAACTGCGGCATGGCCCCCTTCGCGCGCGACGTCGCCCTCGCGAAGATGAGCGCCTTGAGTGCGGGAACAGCGATCGTCCGCGAGGAGCTGTCAAGGGGCTGA
- a CDS encoding DUF1852 domain-containing protein yields the protein MTPEFSFSITTTRFDEDYSPSESTRATTNFANLARGEDRQQNLRTALNIINRRFNELASWDNPDRDRYVLELDIVSGGLHFSSGGREQEFPLLEVLDIQIIDGLTGKRHPGIVGNNFSSFVRDFDFSVRLPAANEAATEFTVPEDFGDLHGKLFQHFLDSAAYRERFQTAPVICISVSTSKSYRRTENHHPILGFEYQQDDYSLTDDYFAKMGLQVRYFMPPGSVAPLAFYHRGDLLGDYSDLALIGTISTMETFQKIYRPEIYNANTAAGEVYRPTLDRHDFSEMPVTYDRVERNQLGTRQGKFTEEFFVNPHREMLEQWASDRPVPVA from the coding sequence ATGACACCTGAGTTCTCATTCAGCATCACCACGACTCGATTCGACGAGGACTACTCGCCGTCAGAGAGCACCCGAGCGACGACGAACTTCGCCAACCTCGCCAGGGGCGAGGACCGTCAGCAGAACCTCCGCACTGCTCTGAACATCATCAATCGCCGCTTCAACGAACTCGCGTCCTGGGACAATCCCGATCGGGATCGCTATGTCCTCGAACTCGACATCGTCTCCGGAGGACTTCACTTCAGCTCGGGCGGCCGGGAACAGGAGTTCCCCCTGCTCGAAGTCCTGGATATCCAGATCATCGACGGACTGACTGGAAAGCGTCACCCCGGGATCGTGGGGAACAATTTCTCGTCCTTCGTCCGCGATTTCGATTTCAGCGTGCGCCTGCCTGCTGCCAATGAGGCCGCAACCGAGTTCACGGTCCCCGAAGACTTCGGTGATCTGCACGGCAAACTATTCCAACACTTCCTCGACTCCGCCGCCTATCGGGAACGGTTCCAGACGGCACCCGTGATCTGCATCAGCGTGTCCACAAGCAAGTCGTACCGTCGGACCGAGAATCACCACCCGATTCTCGGGTTCGAATACCAGCAGGACGACTACTCGCTGACCGATGACTACTTCGCAAAGATGGGACTCCAGGTGAGGTATTTCATGCCACCGGGCAGCGTCGCACCGCTGGCCTTCTACCATCGCGGCGACCTCCTCGGCGATTATTCCGATCTGGCGCTCATCGGCACGATCAGCACGATGGAGACTTTCCAGAAGATCTATCGGCCCGAGATCTACAACGCGAATACCGCCGCCGGAGAGGTCTACCGGCCGACGCTGGACCGGCACGACTTCTCGGAGATGCCGGTCACCTATGATCGCGTCGAACGCAACCAGCTCGGCACCAGACAGGGAAAATTCACGGAGGAGTTCTTCGTCAACCCGCACCGAGAGATGCTCGAGCAGTGGGCGTCCGACCGACCCGTCCCAGTCGCATGA
- a CDS encoding LysR family transcriptional regulator: protein MSRSLKNITLLQLQYFIEVASEGSITAAADLLYVSQPTMSAAMKDLETRVDRALLVRSARGVTLTDDGVEFLGYARQVVEQVELLEQHYLGRPPSRRLLGVSAQHYSFVVDAFVRMVKASDAAEYEFSLRETRTWDIIEDVRTLRSELGILYRNDFNRKVIDKLLRDSGLAFHPLFLASPHIFISRTNPLASRHRVTLDDLTALPRLTFDQGANNSFSFAEEILSTLSSKQEIRVSDRATIFNLMIGLDGYTISTGIISDDLDPAIVAIPLEVDERIEIGWIDHSGIQLTEQAQRYLDEVRAVIGGFGIALLDQP from the coding sequence ATGTCTCGAAGCCTGAAGAACATCACGCTGCTGCAACTCCAGTACTTCATCGAGGTCGCGTCGGAGGGGTCGATCACCGCCGCCGCCGATCTCCTCTATGTCTCTCAGCCGACCATGTCTGCTGCGATGAAGGACCTGGAGACCCGTGTGGATCGCGCTCTGCTCGTCCGATCCGCCCGCGGGGTGACTTTGACTGACGACGGTGTGGAATTCCTCGGCTATGCCCGGCAGGTCGTCGAACAGGTGGAACTCCTCGAGCAGCACTACCTAGGGCGCCCACCGTCACGGCGTCTGCTCGGAGTCTCGGCGCAGCACTACTCGTTCGTCGTCGATGCTTTCGTTCGGATGGTCAAGGCCAGCGATGCTGCCGAGTACGAGTTCTCACTGCGAGAGACGCGTACCTGGGACATCATCGAAGACGTTCGCACGCTCCGCAGTGAGCTCGGCATCCTCTACCGCAACGACTTCAACAGGAAGGTCATCGACAAACTGCTGCGAGATTCCGGGCTTGCGTTCCACCCGCTCTTCCTCGCCTCCCCTCACATCTTCATCTCTCGTACGAACCCGCTTGCCTCCCGCCACCGCGTCACCCTTGACGATCTCACTGCCCTGCCGCGCCTCACTTTCGACCAGGGGGCGAACAACTCGTTCTCCTTCGCCGAGGAGATTCTCTCCACCCTGTCGAGCAAGCAGGAGATCCGGGTTTCTGACCGTGCGACCATCTTCAATCTGATGATCGGTCTCGACGGCTACACCATCTCGACGGGCATCATCAGCGACGATCTCGATCCGGCCATCGTAGCGATTCCACTCGAGGTCGATGAACGCATCGAGATCGGCTGGATCGATCATTCCGGGATCCAGCTGACCGAACAGGCGCAACGCTACCTCGACGAAGTTCGGGCCGTCATCGGCGGTTTCGGCATTGCGCTGCTCGATCAGCCGTGA
- a CDS encoding alpha/beta hydrolase: protein MLGAIAAVIGLASLIPGLGPFSSAAARFAPTIAPIATVTGAIVLGFGIFCLRRGRRRTGAVVTGFGVVSTIANLAVVLVLLVAISSAGGSVNLFTATFELSAIDSASPDRKEVYDKSSSGDDLSVSIYEPERAKGSAPTIMYVHGGGWIAGEPDAASSELRELADHGYLVVSVEYELATLDNATWQSAPSQVACAASWIQTHADAIGADTDRLAFWGESSGSNMVANTAGAAAQGDAESSCGGKVPVPAAVIADYPAFDVTGLYENAPTGPGAGSGTRLFATSYTGGTPEEYPERYALADSVTHLKAPAPPMLMMTAMRDDVITPTDQLSWAESARSRGVDVKTVKVPLANHAYTQKAKNSIGSQGHLSIAEAYLSEQLR, encoded by the coding sequence GTGCTCGGTGCGATCGCTGCGGTCATCGGCCTGGCATCGCTTATTCCCGGGCTTGGCCCGTTCAGTTCCGCCGCTGCTCGGTTTGCGCCGACGATTGCGCCGATAGCGACTGTGACCGGAGCGATTGTGCTTGGGTTTGGAATCTTCTGCCTGCGCCGAGGCCGGCGAAGGACCGGAGCTGTGGTGACAGGATTCGGAGTGGTGAGCACGATCGCGAATCTGGCTGTCGTCCTTGTGCTCCTCGTTGCCATCAGCTCGGCTGGTGGTTCGGTGAATCTGTTCACTGCGACGTTCGAGCTCTCGGCGATCGACTCGGCGTCGCCTGATCGCAAGGAAGTGTACGACAAGTCCAGCTCGGGCGATGACCTCTCGGTATCGATCTACGAACCGGAGAGAGCGAAGGGGTCGGCCCCGACGATCATGTACGTCCACGGAGGCGGTTGGATCGCAGGCGAACCGGACGCAGCGAGCTCAGAGCTCCGTGAACTCGCCGATCACGGCTACCTGGTCGTATCGGTCGAATATGAACTCGCCACCCTGGATAACGCAACCTGGCAGAGCGCACCATCGCAGGTCGCATGTGCGGCAAGCTGGATCCAGACCCACGCAGACGCGATCGGTGCGGATACCGATCGCCTTGCGTTCTGGGGCGAGAGTTCGGGCAGCAACATGGTCGCCAATACCGCTGGTGCCGCTGCGCAAGGCGACGCCGAATCGTCCTGCGGTGGGAAGGTTCCGGTTCCGGCGGCGGTGATTGCCGACTACCCGGCGTTCGACGTGACGGGCCTCTACGAGAACGCACCCACCGGGCCAGGTGCGGGATCCGGCACGCGCCTGTTCGCGACCAGTTACACGGGTGGCACACCGGAGGAATATCCGGAACGCTATGCATTGGCCGATTCCGTTACGCATCTGAAAGCACCCGCGCCGCCGATGCTCATGATGACAGCGATGCGAGATGACGTGATCACCCCAACCGACCAGCTTTCATGGGCCGAGTCGGCCCGAAGTCGTGGCGTCGACGTCAAAACCGTGAAAGTTCCCCTCGCCAATCATGCATACACGCAGAAGGCGAAGAACTCAATCGGCAGCCAGGGGCACCTGAGCATCGCGGAGGCCTACTTATCCGAGCAACTTCGCTAG
- a CDS encoding YtoQ family protein codes for MSFSVYLSGEIHTEWRDEIKSGAEAAGLDIDFTAPVTDHPASDAAGDHLGENDSAFWRDHQSAKVNAIRTRTLIEKADMVVVRFGDKYKQWNAAFDAGYCAALGTPYVTLHDADIVHPLKEVDAEAKAWCQTTDQVVETLRYVLRG; via the coding sequence TTGAGTTTCTCTGTCTATCTGTCCGGTGAGATCCACACCGAGTGGCGCGATGAGATCAAGAGCGGCGCCGAGGCGGCCGGTCTGGATATCGATTTCACCGCACCCGTGACCGACCATCCTGCCAGCGATGCTGCCGGTGACCACCTCGGCGAGAACGACAGCGCCTTCTGGCGCGATCATCAGTCGGCGAAGGTCAACGCCATCCGCACTAGGACGCTGATCGAAAAGGCCGATATGGTCGTCGTGCGCTTCGGAGACAAGTACAAGCAATGGAACGCCGCCTTCGACGCCGGCTACTGCGCGGCACTCGGCACACCCTATGTGACCCTCCACGATGCCGACATCGTGCATCCGCTCAAAGAGGTCGATGCCGAAGCCAAGGCCTGGTGCCAGACGACCGATCAGGTTGTCGAAACCCTGAGGTACGTTCTCAGAGGCTGA
- a CDS encoding phage tail protein: MPFEAVSFTDVSTAGLESSPVAEALAGLRANEARYFSNKYKHTFAVAPAAKVQEALNWVEEILDSAREIVPTSPALEVSVNDVDGIYWVHVFYESGLAVNVLWTRADSGKRAVGFKLSEGMDVPPELSAFKFARQKSKLAGEIRGSFFKIKGDHPLP; this comes from the coding sequence ATGCCGTTCGAAGCCGTTTCATTCACCGATGTCTCCACCGCGGGACTCGAATCCTCCCCCGTCGCCGAGGCGCTGGCTGGTCTGCGCGCCAACGAGGCACGGTACTTCTCCAACAAATACAAACACACATTCGCCGTGGCCCCGGCCGCCAAGGTACAGGAGGCCCTGAACTGGGTGGAGGAGATCCTTGACTCCGCGCGTGAGATCGTACCGACCTCGCCTGCCCTCGAAGTCAGCGTCAATGATGTCGACGGCATCTATTGGGTGCACGTCTTCTATGAGTCCGGGCTCGCAGTCAATGTCCTATGGACACGAGCAGACAGTGGCAAGCGGGCTGTCGGTTTCAAACTTTCGGAAGGAATGGACGTTCCTCCCGAGCTGTCGGCGTTCAAGTTCGCCCGTCAGAAGTCGAAGCTCGCCGGAGAGATCCGCGGATCCTTCTTCAAGATCAAGGGTGATCATCCCCTGCCGTAG